The Rubidibacter lacunae KORDI 51-2 DNA segment CCGATATTGCTTCATCTGCCGGGGCACAGGGCTTGATGCAAATCATCCCCAGCACCGGGAAGTGGGTTGCCGACAAAATCGATCTCAAGACCTATTCATTGAGCGATCCCGAAGACAACATCCGTCTCGGCACGTGGTATTTGCGCTACACGCACCGGGAATACGACGATCGCTCGGTGCTCGCTGTCGCCAGCTACAATGCCGGACCGGGGAATGTCGCGAAGTGGGTGCGGCGCTATGGGTACAACGATCCCGATGTCTTCGTCGAGAACATTCCGTTCTCCGAAACCAAAGGTTACGTTGAATCGGTGTTGGGGAACTATTGGAACTACCTACGCCTGTACGATCCGACAGTCGCCCAAAAGCTCGCTCGACACCGCAATAGCGAGTTATAGCGGGAAGTCAACCGCAATTGCAGTGCGGGTGCAGCGTGCCATAGCGCCATTCAGGCAACCTTGGGCTGACGCCGGTTTCGGTAAACCGAGAGATGTTGTATTTCGATCGCGCGCGTTGTGTTTGGAGCAAGCCTGCCGCATTTAGGGCAGGCGAGCGATCGCGATCGCTCGTATGGGAGCGGGATACCCTTCAACGGTTTTCCTTGCATCGCGCGGGTCGAGAAAATCTGCCAGCGAATGAAAGGTCATCCATTCAGTTTGGCGCTGTTCCTCAGTTGTCGTTGGGGTGATGTTGATAATACGAGCATCGACAAAATTGCTCTGTCGTAACCAAGTCAATAACAGCTTGCACGACGGAATTGCCCATACGTTCCGCATTTGGGCGTAGCGTTTCTCCGGCACGAGTAAGTCCCCGAACTGCTCGTCAACGATCAGCGTTTCTAACACCAACTCGCCACCAGAGCGCAGCGCCCCATGGAGTTCTCGCAAGTGCTCGAGGGGCGATCGCCGATGGTAGAGCACGCCCATCGAAAAAACCGTGTCGAAGGCATGGAGCTCGGGCGCGATCGCCTCGACGCCCAGCGGCAACACGAACGCATCCTGCTCGGTCAGATAGCGCCGCACGGCCGCGTGCTGCATTGCAAACAGCGGCGACGGATCCACGCCAACAACAAACGCCGCTCCCGCCCCCAGCATGCGCCAAGCGTAGTAACCGTTCCCACACCCCACATCGAGGACGCGGCGACCGGCAAGGGGCGAGATCGTGCCGGCCAGTCGGTTCCATTTCCAGTCCGAACGCCATTCAGCGTCGATGTGGATGCCGAAGAGATCGAACGGGCCTTTGCGCCACGGATGTAGTTCGTGCAATCCCCTGGCGAGCGCTTGCATCGAAGCAGGGTCGGCATCTGCCGCGCGCCCGACGCGCACGCCCGTGCGAAGATCCATCGCGCTCGGCCGGATATCGGGCAAATTCGCAACGGTTGCATCCCAGTTTGCCAAGCGTCCGTGGCGCTCCAGTTGCAGTGCGGCCCAAGTCTGTTGGGGCAAGGTTTCTAGCCACGGTCGTGCGGGCGTTGCTAGCAGCAATTCGTAGAGGCGATCGTAGTTAAGGAACGGCGCTGCTAGCATGAGAACGGTCGGTTAAACGATCGCGTAACGGCACGGTTCGCGCGGGAGGAAATTGGAATTGACGTCCGATTTGGCACCAGAATCGGCCTCAAAATTCGCCGATGTTGGCGATTGCATCGAAGCGGCAAATGCCAGCTGGTCCTTTGGTAATGTCAGCGGAGATCGCTTCGATCGACACGTCCAAAATTCTATCCCGCTGTATGCGATCGGCCACGAATTAGTCGAGGCGATTTCCGACTTTTTCCTGACCGACGACTCTCGACTTTACGACCTCGGCTGTTCGACAGGCGCGCTCCTCGAATCGCTCGCGCGGCGTCACGCCACCAAGCGCATTCGCCTCATCGGCATCGATGCTGAGCCCGACATGATCGACTGCGCGCGATCGCGCTGTCACGCTTTTCCCAACATCGAACTCCGTCACGAGAACCTCATCGACAGCGACTTAGAGGCAGCAGACTTGATCGTTGCCTACTACACGCTCCAGTTCGTGCGTCCGAAGCACCGACAAGCATTGTTCGATCGCATTTATTCTGCATTAAATTGGGGCGGCAGCTTTTTACTTTTTGAAAAAGTGCGCGCTCCCGACGCCCGGTTCCAGGACATGATGACGTCAATTTACACCGACTTCAAGCGCGATCGCGGCTATTCCAGCGATGCCATCCTAGCTAAAGCGCGCAGCCTCAAAGGCGTACTCGAACCGTTCTCGACTGCAGGCAATCTCGGCTTGCTTCAGCGCGCGGGCTTCGTGGATATTACGACAGTGATGAAGTACGTTTGCTTTGAGGGATTTCTAGCCATTAAGTAGACAATTAGCAACCGACGGGCAAATGACCGCCATCGATCCCGGCAAAGATACCCCCCATCCCGCCAACGCTTCTAAGCGAGCGCGCGGCAACATCGTCATAGCGGCTTTTTATAAGTTCGTGCGGTTGTCTGGCTGCGATGAGGTGCGATCGCGTCTGCTCGACTTCTGCAAACTTCAACAGCTCAAAGGCACAATCCTGCTAGCCTCCGAAGGCATTAACGGCACGGTTGCCGGCTCGTCCGAGGCGATCGCCGGGCTCCAAGAATTTTTGCAAACTGATGAGCGCTTTGCCGAGATTGCCTTCAAACTCAGCTACGCGGACGAGACGCCCTTTCGCCGCTTGTACGTGCGCGTGCGAGCGGAAATTGTCACCCTCGGTCTGTCCGACGTCGATCCGCTGCAACTGACCGGTACGCGCGTTGCCCCTGAAGAGTGGAATACGTTGCTTGACGATCCGGAGACACTCGCGATCGACACGCGCAATCAATTCGAATACGAGGTGGGGACATTTGCCGGTGCGATCTCGCCGCAAACCGATGCCTTTCACGAATTCCCTCAATTCGTGCGCGATCGCCTCGATCCACAAAAACATCGCAAAATTGCCATGTTCTGCACGGGCGGCATCCGCTGTGAAAAAGCCAGCGCCTATCTGCTTCAACAAGGTTTTGCGGCCGTCTATCAACTCGATGGCGGCATTCTACGCTATTTGGAAGTCACCGAACCAGAACAGTCGCGCTGGGACGGCGAATGCTTCGTATTCGACACGCGCGTCAGCGTCGATTGCGACCTCAATCCCGGCAGCTACGAACAGTGCTTTGCCTGTCGCCGACCGCTGTCGGACGCCGAACGCCAGTCGGACAAATACCAACCGGGACTTGCCTGCCCGCATTGTTATGACGAGCTCACCCCCGAGCAGCGAGCGAGCTTCCTCGAACGCCGCCGTCAGGTAGAGCTGGCCGCACAACGCGATCGCGACCACGTTGGTGCGGATATGTCCGAGCGCAAAGCCGAAAAACAACAGCAGAAGGCATCCGAGCGCCAGCGTTGACCCGGCGATCGCGCCCCCGATGCTCCAGGTTTTAGTTCGCAGCAAGCGCGCTAAGAACTGGTCGCGATACTCTGCAGAACATGTGTCGCAGTTTGGATTTGGCGGGCACTGAATCCGGCACGTTCGAGATGGATTAAATAACCGCGATGGCGATACCGACCGTCCAACGCGATCGCCCGTCGATAG contains these protein-coding regions:
- the cmoB gene encoding tRNA 5-methoxyuridine(34)/uridine 5-oxyacetic acid(34) synthase CmoB: MLAAPFLNYDRLYELLLATPARPWLETLPQQTWAALQLERHGRLANWDATVANLPDIRPSAMDLRTGVRVGRAADADPASMQALARGLHELHPWRKGPFDLFGIHIDAEWRSDWKWNRLAGTISPLAGRRVLDVGCGNGYYAWRMLGAGAAFVVGVDPSPLFAMQHAAVRRYLTEQDAFVLPLGVEAIAPELHAFDTVFSMGVLYHRRSPLEHLRELHGALRSGGELVLETLIVDEQFGDLLVPEKRYAQMRNVWAIPSCKLLLTWLRQSNFVDARIINITPTTTEEQRQTEWMTFHSLADFLDPRDARKTVEGYPAPIRAIAIARLP
- a CDS encoding methyltransferase domain-containing protein, whose amino-acid sequence is MTSDLAPESASKFADVGDCIEAANASWSFGNVSGDRFDRHVQNSIPLYAIGHELVEAISDFFLTDDSRLYDLGCSTGALLESLARRHATKRIRLIGIDAEPDMIDCARSRCHAFPNIELRHENLIDSDLEAADLIVAYYTLQFVRPKHRQALFDRIYSALNWGGSFLLFEKVRAPDARFQDMMTSIYTDFKRDRGYSSDAILAKARSLKGVLEPFSTAGNLGLLQRAGFVDITTVMKYVCFEGFLAIK
- the trhO gene encoding oxygen-dependent tRNA uridine(34) hydroxylase TrhO; amino-acid sequence: MTAIDPGKDTPHPANASKRARGNIVIAAFYKFVRLSGCDEVRSRLLDFCKLQQLKGTILLASEGINGTVAGSSEAIAGLQEFLQTDERFAEIAFKLSYADETPFRRLYVRVRAEIVTLGLSDVDPLQLTGTRVAPEEWNTLLDDPETLAIDTRNQFEYEVGTFAGAISPQTDAFHEFPQFVRDRLDPQKHRKIAMFCTGGIRCEKASAYLLQQGFAAVYQLDGGILRYLEVTEPEQSRWDGECFVFDTRVSVDCDLNPGSYEQCFACRRPLSDAERQSDKYQPGLACPHCYDELTPEQRASFLERRRQVELAAQRDRDHVGADMSERKAEKQQQKASERQR